From a region of the Geothrix sp. 21YS21S-2 genome:
- the rpmH gene encoding 50S ribosomal protein L34, with protein sequence MKRTFQPNNRRRAKTHGFLSRMKTKNGRLVLKRRRAKGRHVLAL encoded by the coding sequence ATGAAGCGGACCTTTCAGCCCAACAACCGTCGCCGCGCCAAGACGCACGGCTTCCTCTCCCGCATGAAGACCAAGAACGGCCGTCTGGTGCTCAAGCGCCGGCGCGCCAAGGGCCGGCACGTCCTCGCACTCTAA
- the dnaA gene encoding chromosomal replication initiator protein DnaA, protein MQTNDSHALWETLRKGLATHLPERTFHDWIEPCKAVNFDGTTLLIQVPSPSARIWIEQQLAEEFHDVLVQCDLANLRLAFMVAGDAKAPVQPAKGKGAHPAVQETPLDSPFPQGFHRYTLDRFVVGPSSQLAFAAANAVVESHGKPNSTLNMNPLFIYGGSGLGKTHLMIGIGKGILAKAPNLRVAYLKVDNFFNELTIAIRAKNTEPMRKKYQQNDLLLLDDVQTLGKMERTQEEIFYILEYLLQYGKQIVITSDKPPQRLEGLHDRLITRCKWGLTADIQPPDFETRVAILRKKLDDEVFKDLPEVPEDVITFIAHKAKGSVRDLEGLLTRVVFQSSFLGVSPSLGVAQEAFLGQTGSEATASISMERICRMTAETFNISFSDLMKKKTRQQVILLPRQVAMYLSRELTAASFTEIGNSFNGMHHSTVMNALDSVKNRMQKDADFHKLVHSLLNSIQ, encoded by the coding sequence ATGCAAACGAACGATTCACACGCTCTCTGGGAAACCCTTCGCAAAGGCCTGGCCACCCATCTCCCCGAGCGCACCTTCCATGACTGGATCGAGCCGTGCAAGGCCGTCAACTTCGACGGCACGACCCTCCTGATCCAGGTGCCGTCGCCCTCCGCGCGGATCTGGATCGAGCAGCAGCTTGCCGAGGAGTTCCACGACGTCCTCGTCCAGTGCGACCTGGCCAACCTCCGCCTGGCCTTCATGGTCGCGGGCGACGCCAAGGCCCCGGTCCAGCCCGCCAAGGGCAAGGGCGCGCACCCCGCCGTCCAGGAGACCCCCCTGGACTCGCCCTTCCCCCAGGGCTTCCACCGCTACACCCTCGACCGTTTCGTGGTGGGCCCCAGCAGCCAGCTGGCCTTCGCCGCCGCCAACGCCGTGGTCGAGAGCCACGGCAAGCCCAATTCAACCCTCAACATGAACCCCCTCTTCATCTATGGAGGCTCCGGGCTGGGCAAGACCCACCTGATGATCGGCATCGGCAAGGGCATCCTCGCCAAGGCGCCCAACCTCCGGGTGGCCTACCTCAAGGTGGACAACTTCTTCAACGAGCTCACCATCGCCATCCGGGCCAAGAACACCGAGCCCATGCGCAAGAAATACCAGCAGAACGACCTGCTGCTCCTGGACGACGTGCAGACCCTGGGCAAGATGGAGCGCACCCAGGAGGAGATCTTCTACATCCTCGAATACCTCCTCCAGTACGGCAAACAGATCGTCATCACCTCCGACAAGCCGCCCCAGCGGCTCGAGGGCCTCCACGACCGCCTCATCACGCGCTGCAAATGGGGCCTCACGGCCGATATCCAGCCCCCCGACTTCGAGACCCGGGTGGCGATCCTGCGCAAGAAGCTCGACGACGAGGTCTTCAAGGACCTTCCCGAGGTGCCCGAGGACGTCATCACCTTCATCGCCCACAAGGCCAAGGGCAGCGTGCGCGACCTGGAGGGCCTGCTCACCCGCGTGGTGTTCCAGAGCAGCTTCCTCGGCGTCTCCCCCAGCCTTGGGGTGGCCCAGGAGGCCTTCCTGGGGCAGACGGGCTCCGAGGCCACCGCCTCCATCTCCATGGAGCGCATCTGCCGGATGACCGCGGAGACCTTCAACATCTCCTTCAGCGACCTCATGAAGAAGAAGACCCGCCAGCAGGTCATCCTCCTGCCCCGCCAGGTGGCCATGTACCTGTCGCGCGAACTCACCGCCGCCTCCTTCACCGAAATCGGCAACAGTTTCAACGGCATGCACCATTCCACGGTCATGAACGCCCTGGACTCGGTGAAGAACCGCATGCAGAAGGATGCCGATTTCCACAAGCTGGTGCACTCCCTGCTCAACAGCATCCAATGA
- the gyrA gene encoding DNA gyrase subunit A, with protein MTQNQRIEPIEIEKEMRKSYLDYAMSVIVGRALPDVRDGLKPVHRRVLYAMKEGGNDWNRAYKKSARTVGDVMGKYHPHGDSAIYDTLVRMAQPFSMRHVLVDGQGNFGSIDGDSAAAMRYTEARLSRLANEMMSDLEQDTVDWGPNYDDSMEEPLSLPTRFPNLLVNGSQGIAVGMATSIPPHNLRECCNALIALVDDPTLGLDGIMQFIKGPDFPGGGLMLGTEGVLDAYRTGRGRCIVRAKSHVEQIKRAGDREQLVFTELPYQVNKATLLEKIAELVHEKKIDGISDLRDESDREGIRMVVELKKGEASDIVLNQLYQQTPLQNSFPITMLCIVNGQPRILTIREVLKEFIGFRREVVTRRTLFQLRKAEERHHIVMGLQIALDHLDAVIKLIRAAASPEEAKQGLMDGAFATAAAIKKNPGLQLSERQAQAILDMRLQRLTGLEREKILEELRELEQTIAALKAILNDDTLLMQVIREEFKNVADQFGDDRRTEISAFSGNIRMEDVVPDEEMVVTMSKAGYIKRTALAAYRRQKRGGKGKLGMKTKDEDFVERLFLTKAHDTLLVYTDRGYAYALKVYDLPEAAASTRGKHIKNLISLKDDEKVVTLMALREFPEDNHLIFATADGTVKKTSLSAYANIRSNGLIALNIEEGNSLVSVRVSNGSQQILLISALGKAIRFPEEDVRAMGRTATGVRGMRLGTGDAIVDMEVTDALPDLPEGEVPDESTASHGMLLTVTEKGFGKRSLLQDYRLQGRGGTGVINIRAGVRNGKVVGSVLVKEGEGCLLISQEGMVIRFSIDGVRKTGRAAMGVKLLTLPSDADRVVGLAKIDASAQALDDEDEGVEGESGQPGPDETGEPQKLGLD; from the coding sequence ATGACCCAGAACCAGCGAATCGAGCCCATCGAGATAGAAAAGGAAATGCGGAAGTCCTACCTGGATTACGCCATGAGCGTGATCGTGGGCCGGGCCCTCCCCGACGTGCGCGACGGCCTCAAGCCCGTGCACCGGCGCGTCCTGTACGCCATGAAGGAAGGCGGCAACGACTGGAACCGCGCCTACAAGAAGTCCGCCCGCACGGTGGGCGACGTGATGGGCAAGTACCATCCCCACGGGGACTCGGCCATCTACGACACCCTGGTGCGCATGGCCCAGCCCTTCTCCATGCGGCACGTGCTGGTGGACGGCCAGGGCAACTTCGGCTCCATCGACGGCGACAGCGCGGCCGCCATGCGCTACACCGAGGCCCGCCTCTCCCGGCTGGCCAACGAGATGATGTCGGACCTGGAACAGGACACCGTGGATTGGGGTCCCAACTACGACGACAGCATGGAGGAGCCCCTCAGCCTCCCCACCCGGTTCCCCAACCTGCTGGTGAACGGCAGCCAGGGCATCGCCGTGGGCATGGCCACCAGCATCCCGCCCCACAACCTGCGGGAGTGCTGCAACGCCCTCATCGCCCTCGTGGACGACCCCACCCTGGGCCTGGATGGCATCATGCAGTTCATCAAGGGCCCCGACTTCCCCGGGGGCGGCCTGATGCTGGGCACGGAGGGCGTCCTGGACGCCTACCGCACCGGGCGCGGGCGCTGCATCGTGCGGGCCAAGTCCCACGTCGAGCAGATCAAGCGCGCCGGCGACCGTGAACAGCTGGTCTTCACCGAGCTGCCCTACCAGGTGAACAAGGCCACCCTCCTGGAGAAGATCGCCGAACTGGTGCACGAGAAGAAGATCGACGGCATCAGCGACCTCCGGGACGAGAGCGACCGGGAAGGCATCCGCATGGTGGTGGAGCTCAAGAAGGGCGAGGCCAGCGACATCGTCCTCAACCAGCTCTACCAGCAGACCCCCCTGCAGAACTCCTTCCCCATCACCATGCTGTGCATCGTCAACGGCCAGCCCCGCATTCTCACCATCCGGGAAGTGCTCAAGGAGTTCATCGGGTTCCGCCGCGAGGTGGTCACCCGGCGGACCCTCTTCCAGCTGCGCAAGGCCGAGGAGCGGCACCACATCGTCATGGGCCTGCAGATCGCCCTGGACCACCTGGACGCGGTCATCAAGCTCATCCGCGCCGCCGCCTCCCCCGAGGAGGCCAAGCAGGGCCTCATGGACGGCGCCTTCGCCACCGCAGCGGCCATCAAGAAGAACCCTGGCCTCCAGCTTTCCGAACGCCAGGCCCAGGCCATCCTGGACATGCGCCTCCAGCGCCTCACCGGCCTGGAGCGGGAGAAGATCCTCGAGGAGCTTCGCGAGCTCGAACAGACCATCGCCGCCCTGAAAGCCATCCTGAACGACGACACCCTCCTCATGCAGGTCATCCGCGAGGAGTTCAAGAACGTCGCCGACCAGTTCGGCGACGACCGGCGCACCGAGATCTCGGCCTTCTCCGGCAACATCCGCATGGAGGACGTGGTTCCCGACGAGGAGATGGTCGTCACCATGTCCAAGGCGGGCTACATCAAGCGCACGGCCCTGGCCGCCTACCGGCGCCAGAAGCGGGGCGGCAAGGGCAAGCTGGGCATGAAGACCAAGGACGAGGATTTCGTCGAGCGGCTCTTCCTCACCAAGGCCCACGACACCCTCCTGGTGTACACGGACCGCGGCTACGCCTACGCCCTGAAAGTCTACGACCTGCCCGAGGCCGCCGCCTCCACCCGCGGCAAGCACATCAAGAACCTCATCTCCCTCAAGGACGACGAGAAGGTCGTGACCCTCATGGCCCTGCGGGAATTCCCGGAGGACAACCACCTCATCTTCGCCACCGCCGACGGCACCGTGAAGAAGACGAGCCTGAGCGCCTACGCCAACATCCGGTCCAACGGCCTCATCGCGCTCAACATCGAGGAGGGCAACAGCCTCGTGTCGGTGCGGGTCTCCAACGGCAGCCAGCAGATCCTGCTGATCAGCGCCCTGGGCAAGGCCATCCGCTTCCCCGAGGAGGACGTCCGCGCCATGGGCCGCACCGCCACCGGCGTCCGGGGCATGCGCCTGGGCACGGGCGACGCCATCGTGGACATGGAAGTCACGGATGCCCTGCCTGACCTGCCGGAAGGCGAGGTTCCCGACGAGAGCACCGCCAGCCATGGCATGCTCCTGACCGTCACCGAGAAGGGCTTCGGCAAGCGCAGCCTCCTGCAGGACTACCGGCTCCAGGGCCGGGGCGGGACGGGCGTGATCAACATCCGGGCGGGCGTCCGCAACGGCAAGGTGGTGGGTTCGGTCCTGGTGAAGGAGGGTGAAGGCTGCCTCCTCATCTCCCAGGAGGGCATGGTCATCCGGTTCAGCATCGACGGGGTGCGAAAGACCGGCCGCGCCGCCATGGGCGTCAAGCTCCTCACGCTTCCTTCCGATGCCGACCGCGTGGTTGGCCTGGCGAAGATCGATGCCAGCGCCCAGGCCCTGGACGACGAGGATGAGGGCGTGGAAGGCGAAAGCGGCCAGCCGGGCCCCGACGAGACCGGGGAACCCCAGAAGCTTGGCCTGGACTAG
- a CDS encoding ribonuclease P protein component — protein MVPRPLLGKEQALDVRVWRTAVGVEPMLLVNASRKQGRAVQRNRFRRRVRMAFLHVLREQPSLGGSLGVVWVRPARSAKKGCPFSYLEIVGQIRLALSRWESR, from the coding sequence GTGGTTCCCCGCCCGCTGCTGGGCAAGGAGCAGGCTTTGGACGTCCGGGTGTGGCGCACGGCCGTAGGCGTCGAGCCCATGCTCCTCGTCAACGCGTCCCGCAAGCAGGGGCGCGCCGTGCAGAGGAACCGGTTCAGGCGCAGGGTCCGGATGGCTTTCCTGCACGTGCTTCGTGAACAACCTTCCTTAGGAGGCAGCCTCGGCGTGGTGTGGGTCCGTCCCGCACGCAGCGCCAAGAAGGGCTGCCCATTCTCGTACCTGGAAATCGTCGGCCAGATCCGTCTGGCCCTGAGCCGTTGGGAATCCCGATGA
- the gyrB gene encoding DNA topoisomerase (ATP-hydrolyzing) subunit B, which translates to MTEEVSKAKQQETEPTYTADNITVLRDLEAVRKRPGMYIGDTDDGSGLHQMVYEVVDNAVDEALAGYCTRVDVYIHDDGSCSVEDNGRGIPTDLHKEENRSAAEVIMTVLHAGGKFDDNSYKISGGLHGVGVSCVNALSRRLWLTIWRDGKEHAMTFTQGKADAPLALLGPTTRRGTRVRFKPDEEIFHLKLDFSFEILSQRLRELSYLNKGVHIRITDERSGEHHDFFNAGGIDAFVEHLNRNKAVLHKPPIHIEDTKSDIAVEVSLQWNDTYQETLYCFTNNIRNRDGGAHLEGFRAAMTRVINTYAEKNNLLKSAKVTLSGEDVREGLTAVISAKVPDPKFSSQTKDKLVSSEVKGIVQTIVYDRLTSFFEENPREAKAILEKAIEAARAREAARKARELTRRKGTLDSAGLPGKLADCQEKDPAQSEIFLVEGDSAGGSAKQGRERRTQAILPLKGKVLNVEKARFDRILGSNELRILIQALGTGIGAEDFKVENLRYHKIVLMTDADVDGAHIRTLLLTFFYRQMPELVLRGHLYIAQPPLYKVKKGKQERYLKDERALEEYLFNKALDGWVLTLPDGSEHQGPALVREMKKWGEVKHLYEKLDRRGYARPLVDALLEDGLLDEARFGSDEDLGQLMVRLLAKKLGECELETIPAEVVDGVTIPAVHRLRLTRMHLSRPITLWIDEQVSHWGEFRRLKALHTDLATFQGGGLKLRRSNAPAAPVEGEEPEAGITTKSKELSFANAEEMLVMILEEGKRGLGIQRYKGLGEMNPEQLWETTMDPTRRTLLQVQVDDAVEADEIFTILMGDTVEPRRRFIENNALLAENIDV; encoded by the coding sequence ATGACCGAAGAAGTTAGCAAGGCCAAACAGCAGGAAACGGAACCCACCTACACCGCCGACAACATCACCGTGCTGCGCGATCTGGAAGCCGTCCGGAAGCGCCCCGGCATGTACATCGGTGACACGGACGACGGCAGCGGCCTCCACCAGATGGTCTACGAGGTGGTGGACAACGCCGTGGACGAGGCCCTTGCGGGCTACTGCACCCGGGTGGACGTCTACATCCACGACGACGGCAGCTGCTCGGTGGAGGACAACGGCCGGGGCATCCCCACCGACCTCCACAAGGAGGAGAACCGGTCCGCGGCGGAAGTGATCATGACCGTCCTCCACGCCGGCGGAAAGTTCGACGACAACTCCTACAAGATCTCCGGCGGCCTCCACGGCGTCGGCGTCTCCTGCGTCAATGCCCTTTCCCGGCGCCTGTGGCTCACCATATGGCGCGACGGGAAGGAGCACGCCATGACCTTCACCCAGGGCAAGGCCGACGCCCCCCTGGCCCTCCTGGGGCCCACCACGCGCCGGGGCACCCGGGTGCGCTTCAAGCCCGACGAGGAGATCTTCCACCTCAAGCTCGACTTCTCCTTCGAGATCCTCAGCCAGCGCCTGCGGGAACTGAGCTACCTCAACAAGGGCGTCCACATCCGCATCACCGACGAGCGCAGCGGGGAGCATCACGACTTCTTCAACGCCGGCGGCATCGACGCCTTCGTGGAGCACCTGAACCGGAACAAGGCCGTCCTGCACAAGCCCCCCATCCATATCGAGGACACCAAGTCCGACATCGCGGTGGAAGTGAGCCTCCAGTGGAACGACACCTACCAGGAGACGCTCTACTGTTTCACCAACAACATCCGCAACCGCGACGGCGGCGCGCACCTCGAGGGGTTCCGCGCGGCAATGACTCGCGTTATCAATACTTACGCTGAGAAGAACAACCTGCTCAAGTCCGCCAAGGTCACGCTCTCGGGCGAGGACGTCCGGGAAGGGCTGACGGCGGTCATCTCGGCCAAGGTGCCCGATCCCAAGTTCAGCAGCCAGACCAAGGACAAGCTGGTCTCCAGTGAAGTGAAGGGCATCGTCCAGACCATCGTCTACGACCGCCTCACCAGCTTCTTCGAGGAGAACCCGAGGGAGGCCAAGGCCATCCTGGAAAAGGCCATCGAGGCGGCACGCGCCCGGGAGGCGGCCCGCAAGGCCCGCGAGCTCACCCGGCGCAAGGGCACGCTGGACAGCGCCGGGTTACCCGGCAAGCTGGCGGACTGCCAGGAGAAGGACCCGGCCCAGTCGGAGATCTTCCTGGTGGAGGGTGATTCGGCCGGCGGTTCGGCCAAGCAGGGTCGCGAACGGCGCACCCAGGCCATCCTCCCGCTCAAGGGCAAGGTCCTCAATGTCGAAAAGGCGCGGTTCGACCGGATCCTGGGCTCCAACGAGCTGCGGATCCTCATCCAGGCCCTCGGGACCGGCATCGGCGCCGAGGATTTCAAGGTGGAGAACCTCCGCTACCACAAGATCGTGCTCATGACCGACGCCGACGTGGACGGGGCCCACATCCGGACCCTGCTGCTGACCTTCTTCTACCGCCAGATGCCCGAGCTGGTGCTCCGCGGCCACCTGTACATCGCCCAGCCGCCGCTCTACAAGGTCAAGAAGGGCAAGCAGGAGCGGTATCTCAAGGACGAGCGGGCCCTCGAGGAGTACCTCTTCAACAAGGCCCTGGACGGCTGGGTCCTGACCCTGCCCGACGGCAGCGAGCACCAGGGGCCCGCCCTGGTCCGCGAAATGAAGAAGTGGGGCGAAGTCAAACACTTGTATGAAAAGCTGGACCGGCGCGGCTACGCCCGGCCCCTGGTGGACGCCCTCCTGGAGGACGGCCTGCTGGACGAGGCCCGCTTCGGGTCGGACGAGGATCTGGGGCAGCTCATGGTCCGGCTCCTGGCCAAGAAGCTCGGCGAATGCGAACTCGAGACCATCCCCGCCGAGGTGGTGGACGGGGTCACCATCCCCGCCGTGCACCGCCTGCGCCTGACCCGCATGCACCTCTCCCGGCCCATCACCCTGTGGATCGATGAACAGGTCTCCCACTGGGGCGAGTTCCGCCGGCTGAAGGCCCTCCACACGGACCTGGCCACCTTCCAGGGGGGCGGCCTCAAGCTCCGCCGGAGCAATGCGCCCGCCGCCCCGGTGGAAGGCGAGGAACCCGAGGCGGGCATCACGACCAAATCCAAGGAACTCAGTTTCGCCAACGCCGAGGAGATGCTCGTCATGATCCTCGAGGAAGGCAAGCGGGGGCTCGGCATCCAGCGCTACAAGGGGCTGGGCGAGATGAACCCCGAGCAGCTGTGGGAGACGACCATGGATCCTACGCGGCGCACGCTGCTGCAGGTCCAGGTGGACGACGCGGTGGAGGCCGACGAGATCTTCACGATCCTCATGGGCGACACCGTGGAGCCCCGCAGGCGGTTCATCGAGAACAACGCCCTGCTGGCCGAGAACATCGACGTCTAA
- a CDS encoding R3H domain-containing nucleic acid-binding protein — protein sequence MRKAALPLEQVPERVAQLCGHLGLKVTAEPGPSGDETLFPNRIVLDGPDAHWLAANKGLGLDALQFLVHEAQGEREENRQAYLDVQSFRLFRMKEVVAMAAMAAERAKTLGSYTFASLSPRERRWVHLVLSRQPGFTTESEGTGTFKALKVSRV from the coding sequence ATGCGCAAGGCCGCTTTGCCCCTTGAACAGGTTCCCGAACGCGTCGCCCAGTTGTGCGGCCACCTGGGCCTGAAGGTCACCGCCGAGCCCGGCCCCTCCGGGGACGAGACGCTCTTCCCCAACCGGATCGTGCTGGATGGCCCGGACGCCCATTGGCTTGCCGCCAACAAGGGCCTCGGCCTGGACGCCCTCCAGTTCCTGGTGCACGAGGCCCAGGGGGAGCGGGAGGAGAACCGGCAGGCCTACCTGGACGTCCAGTCCTTCCGCCTCTTCCGCATGAAGGAAGTGGTGGCCATGGCCGCAATGGCTGCCGAGCGGGCCAAGACCCTGGGCAGCTACACCTTCGCCTCCCTGAGCCCCCGGGAGCGCCGCTGGGTGCACCTGGTGCTCAGCCGGCAGCCCGGCTTCACCACGGAGAGCGAAGGCACCGGCACCTTCAAGGCCCTGAAGGTATCCCGGGTCTAG
- the dnaN gene encoding DNA polymerase III subunit beta — translation MNFQVQVSKERLDKTLGILKHALERRVTLPILQHVLVEVQDHEMTLKATDMELAFEAVIPVEGRGNRTVAIPGKKFVETVRVYPDGLLTLEWPDTGNRIWLRAKGFNSEHNIQPGEGFPELPKPEAGLPSVVVPSALFRKAINLGSISVSKDATKPALSGVLLHMGRKFIRVVSTDGFRLAVVEVPMETGLEADARIIVPRRALDLLPSSLGDDGHLTLSWDERSLFMDQPGLKFSTRRVTGNYPAYEKVLPSELPRKVIVDREDFLKTLRVVGLKKDDYNKNVRLFFEFPNLRVFFQHPDEGVNQGTISFTGEENPLELAFNIDYLTELLERIPGEEVVYQFKDDVGQGIFMSPSIEDMSFRYILMPVKFANPS, via the coding sequence ATGAACTTTCAAGTACAGGTTTCCAAGGAACGTCTTGATAAGACGCTCGGGATACTCAAGCACGCGCTGGAACGCCGGGTGACGCTGCCCATCCTCCAGCACGTCCTGGTGGAAGTTCAGGACCACGAGATGACACTGAAGGCCACCGACATGGAACTGGCCTTCGAGGCCGTCATCCCCGTCGAGGGGCGCGGCAACCGGACCGTCGCCATCCCCGGCAAGAAGTTCGTGGAGACCGTGAGGGTCTACCCCGACGGCCTGCTCACCCTGGAGTGGCCCGATACCGGCAACCGCATCTGGCTGCGCGCCAAGGGCTTCAACTCGGAGCACAACATCCAGCCCGGCGAAGGCTTCCCGGAGCTGCCCAAGCCCGAGGCCGGCCTTCCCAGCGTCGTCGTGCCTTCCGCCCTGTTCCGCAAGGCGATCAACCTCGGTTCGATCTCCGTGAGCAAGGACGCCACCAAGCCCGCGCTTTCGGGCGTGCTCCTGCACATGGGCCGCAAGTTCATCCGCGTCGTCTCGACGGACGGGTTCCGCCTGGCGGTGGTGGAAGTCCCCATGGAGACGGGCCTCGAGGCCGACGCCCGCATCATCGTCCCCCGGCGCGCCCTGGACCTCCTGCCCTCGAGCCTGGGCGACGACGGACACCTCACCCTCTCCTGGGACGAGCGCAGCCTCTTCATGGACCAGCCCGGCCTCAAGTTCTCCACCCGGCGGGTCACGGGCAACTACCCCGCCTACGAGAAGGTCCTGCCCTCCGAACTGCCCCGCAAGGTCATCGTCGACCGGGAGGACTTCCTCAAGACGCTGCGGGTCGTCGGCCTGAAGAAGGACGACTACAACAAGAACGTGCGGCTTTTCTTCGAATTCCCGAACCTGCGCGTCTTCTTCCAGCATCCCGACGAAGGCGTCAACCAGGGCACCATCAGCTTCACCGGGGAGGAGAACCCCCTGGAGCTGGCCTTCAACATCGACTACCTCACCGAGCTCCTCGAGCGCATCCCCGGCGAGGAGGTCGTCTACCAGTTCAAGGACGATGTGGGACAGGGCATCTTCATGTCCCCCAGCATCGAGGATATGAGCTTCAGGTACATCCTGATGCCCGTTAAGTTCGCGAATCCCAGCTAG
- the yidC gene encoding membrane protein insertase YidC, protein MNNRNMVIFVVASILMLVGYNYAMNKFYPPKPVPPVVKMAQTANPAPAAPAMPVPSAATAAIPAAGAVDPQARFTLKTSALGLTWRKQDGALVQVEWKDGTPFLPEARKDKDGHEVSLDFPGLGSAFQTRFEGEPVVTSVEGGRNVVFTSTQGDRLTYLVPDKGHVVEMRWSSPRGAGLNLLPMPSNLLNVHSLGRVFTLDAKGVNDVAWTDMMKDPFFSFVGAKRKVLPPASSKLGMDAGVDLSSKGQRAWYFAAIWDASATTVRDAAQGYNLLPDASGNASARLYLGPKQAEELGAFHAPGRPADGKIFQKILDFGFFGLVAQLLFLILRGIHQVVPNWGWSIVLLTLVIRGALWPLNTKTTVQMIRMKELEPHQKALQSKYEKFGNDMAKKAEMQKELMAFYKKNGHNPMGGCLPMVLQMPVFFALWSMLNAVYELRHAPFAFWLKDLSAQDPFYVLPILMGVSMIVQQAMTPSVGDPTQRKMMMVMMPVMFTFFFASTPSGLCLYYLMFNLIGILQTWLVMRSYKPQPVVV, encoded by the coding sequence ATGAACAACCGGAATATGGTGATCTTCGTTGTCGCCAGCATCCTCATGCTGGTGGGCTACAACTACGCCATGAACAAGTTCTATCCTCCGAAGCCGGTGCCCCCGGTGGTGAAGATGGCCCAGACGGCCAACCCGGCTCCCGCCGCTCCGGCGATGCCCGTCCCTTCGGCCGCCACAGCTGCCATTCCGGCTGCGGGCGCCGTGGATCCCCAGGCCCGGTTCACCCTCAAGACCTCCGCCCTCGGTCTCACCTGGCGCAAGCAGGACGGCGCCCTCGTGCAGGTCGAATGGAAGGACGGCACCCCCTTCCTCCCCGAGGCCCGCAAGGACAAGGACGGCCATGAGGTCTCCCTGGACTTCCCCGGACTGGGCAGCGCCTTCCAGACCCGCTTCGAAGGCGAACCCGTGGTGACTTCCGTGGAAGGCGGACGGAATGTCGTCTTCACTTCCACCCAGGGGGACAGGCTCACCTACCTGGTGCCCGACAAGGGACATGTGGTCGAGATGCGCTGGTCAAGCCCCCGGGGCGCCGGCCTGAACCTCCTTCCCATGCCCTCCAATCTATTGAATGTGCACAGCTTGGGCCGGGTGTTCACCCTTGACGCCAAGGGCGTCAACGACGTCGCCTGGACCGACATGATGAAGGATCCCTTCTTCAGCTTCGTGGGCGCCAAGCGCAAGGTCCTTCCCCCCGCCTCCTCCAAGCTGGGCATGGACGCCGGCGTGGACCTGAGCTCCAAGGGCCAGCGGGCCTGGTATTTCGCCGCCATCTGGGACGCTTCGGCGACCACCGTGCGCGATGCGGCCCAGGGCTACAACCTCCTTCCCGACGCTTCCGGCAACGCCTCGGCCCGCCTCTACCTGGGCCCCAAGCAGGCCGAGGAGCTGGGCGCCTTCCACGCCCCGGGCCGTCCCGCCGACGGCAAGATCTTCCAGAAGATCCTGGACTTCGGCTTCTTCGGCCTCGTGGCCCAGCTGCTCTTCCTCATCCTGCGCGGCATCCACCAGGTGGTGCCCAACTGGGGCTGGTCGATCGTCCTGCTGACCCTGGTCATCCGCGGCGCCCTGTGGCCCCTGAACACCAAGACCACCGTCCAGATGATCCGCATGAAGGAGCTGGAGCCCCACCAGAAGGCCCTCCAGTCCAAGTACGAGAAGTTCGGCAACGACATGGCCAAGAAGGCCGAGATGCAGAAGGAGCTGATGGCCTTCTACAAGAAGAACGGCCACAACCCCATGGGCGGCTGCCTGCCCATGGTGCTCCAGATGCCCGTGTTCTTCGCCCTCTGGTCCATGCTGAACGCCGTCTACGAGCTGCGGCACGCGCCCTTCGCGTTCTGGCTCAAGGACCTCTCCGCCCAGGACCCCTTCTACGTCCTGCCCATCCTCATGGGCGTCTCCATGATCGTCCAGCAGGCCATGACCCCTTCCGTGGGCGACCCCACCCAGCGCAAGATGATGATGGTCATGATGCCCGTCATGTTCACCTTCTTCTTCGCCTCCACCCCCTCGGGCCTCTGCCTCTACTACCTGATGTTCAACCTCATTGGCATCCTGCAGACCTGGCTGGTCATGCGGTCCTACAAACCCCAGCCTGTGGTGGTCTGA